One window of the Crassaminicella thermophila genome contains the following:
- the preA gene encoding NAD-dependent dihydropyrimidine dehydrogenase subunit PreA, with product MAIKKDLSIEYLGVKFENPFCLSSSPVGSNYEMCSKALEAGWGGVVYKTVGIFIADECSPRFDNGNKEGTPWIGFKNMEQISDKPLEKNLEMMSKLKKDYPNKVLIASIMGSNEEEWAKLAKLVTEAGADMIECNFSCPQMTSHAMGSDVGQNPELVKKYSKIVSEATHIPVIAKMTPNIGNMEIPAIAAIEGGAHSISAINTIKSITNLDLDHLTAMPVVNGKSSISGYSGAACKPIALRFIAQMKQHPKLKDVEISGMGGIETWRDAAEFIMLGCRNLQVTTAIMQYGYRIVEDMISGLSYFMEEKGFNSLDEMVGIALPNIIPAEELDRDFKIIPKIDDEKCVGCGRCYISCFDGAHQAIDWDEEKRRPVINDNCVGCHLCLNICPVQGCITPGEVKFKEGREPHDVIFKTKYE from the coding sequence ATGGCAATCAAAAAGGACTTATCAATAGAATATCTTGGTGTGAAATTTGAAAATCCGTTTTGTCTATCTTCTTCCCCTGTAGGAAGCAATTATGAAATGTGTTCTAAAGCACTTGAAGCAGGTTGGGGCGGCGTTGTTTATAAAACAGTAGGTATATTTATTGCTGATGAATGTTCTCCTAGATTTGACAATGGAAATAAAGAAGGCACTCCATGGATAGGATTTAAAAATATGGAACAAATTTCAGATAAGCCTCTTGAAAAGAATCTTGAAATGATGTCAAAATTAAAGAAAGATTATCCAAATAAAGTGCTTATAGCTTCTATTATGGGTAGTAATGAAGAAGAATGGGCAAAGCTTGCAAAATTAGTTACAGAAGCTGGTGCTGACATGATTGAGTGTAACTTCTCATGTCCACAGATGACTAGTCATGCTATGGGTTCAGATGTAGGTCAAAATCCAGAGTTAGTGAAAAAATATTCTAAAATTGTATCAGAAGCTACACATATTCCAGTGATTGCCAAGATGACACCAAATATTGGTAATATGGAAATTCCAGCTATCGCTGCGATTGAAGGTGGAGCGCATAGTATTTCTGCTATAAATACAATAAAATCTATAACAAACCTTGATTTAGATCATTTAACAGCTATGCCTGTTGTAAATGGCAAATCTTCAATCTCTGGATATTCTGGAGCAGCTTGTAAACCAATAGCACTACGTTTTATTGCTCAAATGAAGCAACATCCAAAATTGAAAGATGTAGAAATAAGTGGTATGGGCGGTATTGAAACTTGGAGAGATGCAGCTGAGTTTATTATGCTAGGATGTAGAAACCTTCAAGTAACTACTGCAATTATGCAATATGGTTACAGAATTGTTGAAGATATGATTAGCGGTCTTTCTTACTTTATGGAAGAAAAAGGATTTAATTCACTAGATGAAATGGTTGGAATTGCTCTTCCAAATATCATCCCTGCAGAAGAACTTGACCGTGATTTTAAAATTATACCAAAAATTGATGATGAAAAATGTGTTGGATGTGGACGTTGTTACATTTCTTGCTTTGACGGGGCACATCAAGCAATTGACTGGGATGAAGAAAAACGCCGTCCAGTAATTAATGATAATTGTGTTGGTTGTCATCTTTGTCTAAATATATGCCCTGTACAAGGATGTATTACTCCTGGTGAAGTAAAGTTCAAAGAAGGAAGAGAACCTCACGATGTTATTTTTAAAACAAAATATGAGTAA
- a CDS encoding NAD(P)-dependent oxidoreductase, with translation METKQKYLTEAVPSFTPRTAMEEAARCLLCHDAPCSKACPAGTNPGKFIRSIRFRNIKGAAETIRENNVLGGICARVCPYDKLCEEACSRTGIDRPIQIGRLQRYVTDQEKAFGMKILKAVEATKEKVACIGSGPASLAAAAGLALKGYKVTVFEEKEKAGGFLTYGIIPSRLPQSVVDEEVQYIKDLGVEFKFNCKVGKDITIEELRKEGYAAFFLATGTQLPKTIDIPGVDLDGVTTAVDFLAAAKPNNGDIEVGENVVVIGGGDVAMDCATTARLLGAKKVTVLYRRTQEEMPANKEELKFAQSLGVNFAYTFRPGEILGKDGKVVAITGEGTDGESKIQLKADKVIFAIGQKADDLKEIVADIELNEKNLVVADEEADCKTNIPYIFAAGDVVNGGKTVVHAVAAGKVAVDSIDEYLTSIREIEATDKEVAAEKEGAR, from the coding sequence TTGGAAACAAAGCAAAAATATTTAACTGAAGCTGTACCATCTTTCACACCACGTACAGCTATGGAAGAAGCTGCAAGATGTTTATTATGTCATGATGCTCCATGTAGTAAAGCATGTCCTGCAGGAACAAATCCTGGTAAATTTATACGTTCTATCCGTTTTAGAAATATTAAAGGTGCTGCTGAAACTATCAGAGAAAATAATGTATTAGGCGGAATATGTGCACGTGTTTGTCCTTATGATAAGCTTTGTGAAGAAGCTTGTTCAAGAACAGGTATCGATAGACCAATTCAAATCGGCAGATTACAAAGATATGTTACAGATCAGGAAAAAGCATTCGGTATGAAAATACTTAAAGCAGTAGAAGCTACAAAAGAAAAAGTTGCATGTATCGGTTCTGGCCCTGCATCTTTAGCTGCAGCTGCTGGTCTTGCACTTAAGGGTTATAAGGTAACAGTATTTGAAGAAAAAGAAAAAGCTGGTGGATTTTTAACTTATGGAATAATTCCATCTCGTTTACCACAAAGTGTAGTAGATGAAGAAGTTCAATACATAAAAGATTTAGGTGTTGAATTCAAATTCAACTGCAAAGTAGGTAAAGATATTACAATTGAAGAATTAAGAAAAGAAGGTTATGCTGCATTCTTCCTAGCTACTGGTACACAATTACCGAAAACAATTGATATACCAGGAGTAGATTTAGATGGTGTTACTACTGCTGTGGATTTCTTAGCAGCGGCTAAACCAAATAATGGAGATATCGAGGTTGGAGAAAATGTTGTTGTAATCGGTGGTGGAGACGTTGCAATGGACTGTGCAACAACTGCAAGATTACTTGGGGCTAAAAAAGTAACTGTTCTTTACAGAAGAACACAAGAAGAAATGCCTGCTAACAAAGAAGAATTAAAATTTGCTCAATCTCTTGGTGTAAACTTTGCTTATACATTTAGACCAGGTGAAATTCTTGGAAAAGATGGTAAGGTTGTTGCAATCACAGGAGAAGGTACTGATGGAGAATCAAAGATTCAATTAAAGGCAGATAAGGTTATTTTTGCTATTGGTCAAAAGGCTGATGACTTAAAAGAAATTGTAGCGGATATTGAGCTTAATGAGAAGAATTTGGTCGTTGCAGATGAAGAGGCAGACTGCAAAACAAATATTCCTTATATTTTTGCTGCTGGAGATGTAGTAAATGGCGGTAAAACAGTAGTACATGCTGTTGCAGCAGGTAAAGTAGCTGTTGATAGTATAGATGAGTATTTAACTTCAATAAGAGAAATTGAAGCTACTGATAAAGAAGTAGCTGCAGAGAAAGAAGGTGCGAGATAA
- a CDS encoding M20/M25/M40 family metallo-hydrolase yields MFEKLNNLAAELKPQAVEFCQRLIRTPAISGDEKEVADLYLAEMEKLGYDEVFRDEWGNVVGIIKGDEPGPTIMYNSHLDHVDPGDISEWEGYDPYGAEIDVVDVENQDRTGLEKAEVIHGRAAADVKGGGATQIYAGYALIKLREMGYKLKGNFMFTGVVLEEPAEQLGMIKLLDETFPKRGLDYDGVVSSEATSLKLYLGHRGRVELKVTISGVTSHGSAPWLGINAVNKATKFIDRVEEVVAQNAGTDKDLGKSSIALTIINCTPGALCIVPDRAHITYDRRFVPGETAESCLKEIQGVIDELSAQDPDFRATVEIAAVPRTSYTGKTATVPNIKQAWKIDKEHPFVKAAADAIDSIGDPVKYGYWDFGTDLSVICGRDKKPAIGYSPMQEIYCHRPIDKVRIDYMERSIAGNASIFLKLVDLPKESFKLE; encoded by the coding sequence ATGTTTGAAAAACTTAATAACCTTGCAGCTGAATTAAAACCACAAGCTGTAGAATTTTGTCAGAGATTAATTCGTACACCAGCTATTTCTGGTGATGAAAAAGAAGTAGCAGATCTTTATTTAGCGGAAATGGAAAAGCTAGGTTATGATGAGGTGTTTCGTGATGAGTGGGGAAATGTAGTTGGAATTATTAAAGGAGATGAACCTGGCCCTACTATTATGTACAATTCACACTTAGACCATGTGGATCCTGGTGACATTAGTGAATGGGAAGGGTATGATCCATACGGTGCAGAGATTGATGTTGTAGATGTAGAAAATCAAGATAGAACAGGACTTGAAAAAGCAGAAGTAATTCATGGCCGTGCAGCAGCTGATGTAAAGGGTGGAGGTGCAACCCAAATTTATGCAGGATATGCTTTAATCAAATTAAGAGAAATGGGGTATAAATTAAAAGGTAACTTTATGTTTACAGGTGTTGTTTTAGAAGAACCTGCAGAACAATTAGGTATGATTAAATTGCTTGATGAAACTTTTCCAAAAAGAGGATTAGATTATGATGGGGTTGTTTCAAGTGAGGCTACATCACTAAAACTTTATTTAGGACACAGAGGACGTGTAGAGCTAAAAGTAACAATTTCTGGTGTTACTTCTCATGGAAGCGCACCGTGGTTAGGAATTAATGCAGTTAATAAAGCTACAAAATTTATTGATAGAGTAGAAGAAGTTGTAGCCCAAAATGCTGGAACTGATAAAGATCTAGGAAAATCAAGCATTGCTTTAACAATTATTAATTGTACACCAGGGGCTCTTTGTATTGTTCCTGATAGAGCGCATATAACTTATGATAGAAGATTTGTTCCAGGGGAGACAGCAGAAAGCTGTTTGAAGGAAATTCAAGGTGTTATTGATGAACTAAGTGCACAAGATCCAGACTTTAGAGCGACTGTTGAGATTGCTGCAGTTCCAAGAACCTCTTATACAGGAAAGACAGCGACTGTTCCAAATATCAAACAAGCTTGGAAAATCGATAAAGAACATCCATTTGTAAAAGCAGCAGCTGATGCAATAGATTCTATTGGAGATCCAGTAAAATATGGATACTGGGATTTTGGAACAGATCTTTCTGTAATATGTGGTAGAGATAAAAAACCTGCTATTGGTTATTCTCCAATGCAAGAAATTTATTGTCATAGACCTATTGATAAAGTAAGAATAGACTATATGGAAAGATCTATTGCTGGAAATGCATCTATATTCCTAAAGTTAGTTGATCTCCCAAAAGAATCTTTTAAGCTTGAATAA
- a CDS encoding M20/M25/M40 family metallo-hydrolase, with product MSKEMIQKLSEIAKELKPEVVKFAQKLIKTPSISGEEGQLAELLLAEMEKLGYDEYFRDEQGNIVGIINGDEEGPTIMFNSHMDHVSPGDVANWEGYDPYGAEIDICEVDNQDKTEKEMVECIHGRAASDVKGGEAAQIYAGAVLLKLRELGYKFKGKFMFTGVVQEEPAEMVGMSYLIDKTLPEKGLTYDAMVSSEATSLKLYCGHRGRVEMLATVYGRTSHGSAPWLGINAIYKAMPLISKIKDELYPNLPADEDLGQASLSLNIIECSPGALSIVPDRCMLSIDRRTIPGETAETAIKEIQGAIEELAALDPEFKADVIVKSALERSYTGVEINAKKDMSPWKTPRDHGFVKAAAQALEEIGQPVKYGYWDFGTDGSKTAGIDRKPTIGYSPMQEQYAHTPYDKVRTDYIEKAVAGNAAIFLKVTEAGEDAYKPLEW from the coding sequence ATGAGTAAAGAGATGATTCAAAAGCTAAGTGAAATAGCAAAAGAATTAAAACCTGAGGTCGTTAAATTTGCGCAAAAATTAATCAAAACACCTAGTATAAGTGGAGAAGAAGGACAATTAGCTGAATTGTTATTAGCTGAAATGGAGAAATTAGGTTATGATGAATATTTCAGAGATGAGCAAGGAAATATTGTTGGGATTATTAATGGAGATGAAGAAGGGCCAACTATTATGTTCAATTCACATATGGATCATGTTAGTCCTGGTGATGTAGCAAACTGGGAAGGTTATGATCCATATGGAGCAGAAATAGATATTTGTGAAGTTGATAATCAAGATAAAACAGAAAAAGAAATGGTAGAGTGTATACATGGACGTGCTGCATCGGATGTAAAAGGTGGAGAAGCTGCTCAAATTTATGCTGGAGCTGTATTGCTAAAACTTCGTGAGCTTGGTTATAAATTTAAAGGAAAATTCATGTTTACTGGTGTAGTTCAGGAAGAACCTGCTGAGATGGTTGGTATGAGTTATCTTATTGATAAGACTTTACCAGAAAAAGGATTGACTTACGATGCAATGGTTTCTTCTGAAGCAACTTCATTAAAACTTTATTGTGGTCATAGAGGTCGTGTTGAAATGTTAGCAACAGTTTATGGTCGTACTTCTCATGGAAGTGCACCATGGCTTGGAATTAATGCTATATATAAAGCAATGCCACTAATTTCTAAGATAAAGGATGAATTATATCCTAACCTTCCCGCTGATGAGGACTTAGGTCAAGCATCTCTTTCATTGAATATTATTGAATGTTCTCCAGGAGCATTATCTATTGTTCCAGATAGATGTATGCTTTCTATTGATAGACGTACTATTCCAGGTGAAACTGCCGAAACAGCTATAAAAGAAATTCAAGGAGCTATTGAAGAATTAGCAGCGCTAGATCCTGAATTCAAAGCAGATGTCATTGTAAAATCTGCTTTAGAAAGATCTTATACAGGTGTAGAAATCAATGCTAAAAAGGATATGAGTCCTTGGAAAACACCAAGAGATCATGGATTTGTTAAAGCGGCTGCACAAGCATTAGAAGAGATTGGCCAACCAGTTAAATATGGTTATTGGGATTTTGGTACAGATGGAAGCAAAACAGCAGGTATAGATAGAAAACCTACGATTGGATATTCTCCAATGCAAGAACAGTATGCACATACTCCATATGATAAAGTGCGTACTGACTATATTGAGAAAGCTGTAGCAGGAAATGCAGCAATTTTCTTAAAAGTTACTGAAGCGGGTGAAGATGCATATAAGCCTTTAGAATGGTAA
- a CDS encoding type IV secretory system conjugative DNA transfer family protein: MKIKKIYNSKIQIIPDINIDNSKTIGLLENIHCYRNFFKKIRKTEKTIGIESQYMTTYEILISKENVFFYLGFPEQLKDNVTTELNICWRNATFKNIKTRIPVLGETKELELAEHYFLSLKTDLRGQFPLSHLLETQNILREKESVLIRLEMIPVSPTWYREIEEHIKNFNKGRVANKTALDIKEIGIKSVSFLLEIAYTGIDFINDLITDEKIEHEYINNNRYAKLLRNGLSRDTQQKSKYNAYKTKIFITVNSNRADMIFRNVLKSFNSMAGDNSFILKDRSNYKNILCSKELAQIMQMPTRYYQKTYKINNIDNREIEVPKQLLAGNIPIGDAQHKGLIKTTYWPNDKNILALPKIIVGPMGAGKSEYTKIFAVNSAQKGDSVIVFDYIKNCELSGEIAKHTDAIVIDLSKQENLFALAYPEIKVPEDNWGKLRVANMLARQVEYLIDSLSDEQLSPRMSRYLDAASKVTFIHEGAKVADVIDILTNWKIRNEFIRKAKYSGIFKEDDIEIVDLDNLHDRDKDGRIVGTKESKIEGILDRVNILMKDIYLRTMSKAEINYSHNFVDWMDQGKTVLIQLPEHTFTNKQIKDTIVTYFMSRIWLAALQRKNYDKVCHVLIDEIFQVPTASALITGIITEARKFGVDFYFTIHYLKQFRKLHDAIRSAGASYMLLAGTEKENLKNLEEEIKPFTIEEGLNMKPFHSLNIINYGNQYAKFITALPKPL; this comes from the coding sequence GTGAAAATAAAAAAGATATATAATTCTAAAATACAAATTATCCCTGATATCAATATAGATAATTCCAAAACAATAGGATTGCTTGAAAATATTCATTGCTATAGAAACTTTTTTAAAAAGATAAGAAAGACAGAAAAAACTATAGGTATTGAATCGCAATATATGACAACATATGAAATTCTAATATCTAAAGAAAATGTATTTTTTTATCTAGGATTTCCAGAACAATTAAAAGACAATGTAACTACAGAACTTAATATATGTTGGAGAAATGCAACCTTTAAAAATATAAAAACTAGAATACCCGTACTAGGAGAAACAAAAGAGTTAGAACTTGCCGAACATTATTTCCTTTCACTAAAGACTGATCTTAGAGGACAATTCCCATTATCACATCTTCTAGAAACCCAAAATATACTACGAGAAAAAGAAAGTGTATTAATTAGATTGGAAATGATACCAGTAAGCCCTACGTGGTACAGAGAGATTGAAGAACATATAAAGAATTTTAACAAAGGTAGAGTAGCAAACAAAACAGCACTGGATATAAAAGAGATAGGCATTAAGTCGGTATCGTTTTTATTAGAAATAGCTTATACAGGCATAGATTTCATTAATGATCTTATAACTGACGAAAAAATTGAACATGAATACATCAACAACAATAGATACGCAAAGTTACTTAGAAATGGTCTAAGTAGAGATACACAGCAAAAAAGCAAATATAATGCGTATAAGACAAAGATATTTATTACTGTTAATTCTAATAGGGCAGATATGATTTTTAGAAATGTACTTAAATCATTTAATTCTATGGCTGGAGATAACAGTTTTATATTAAAAGATCGTAGTAATTATAAAAACATACTTTGCAGTAAAGAATTAGCACAGATAATGCAGATGCCAACAAGGTACTACCAGAAGACATATAAAATTAATAATATAGATAATCGTGAGATAGAGGTTCCTAAACAATTACTTGCAGGTAATATTCCGATTGGAGATGCACAACATAAAGGACTAATAAAAACTACGTATTGGCCAAATGACAAAAATATATTAGCACTTCCTAAAATTATAGTAGGTCCCATGGGTGCTGGAAAATCCGAATATACTAAAATCTTTGCAGTAAATTCAGCTCAAAAAGGTGATAGTGTAATTGTATTTGATTATATTAAAAATTGTGAGCTCAGCGGTGAGATAGCAAAGCATACAGATGCTATAGTAATCGATCTATCAAAGCAAGAAAACTTATTTGCACTAGCATATCCAGAAATAAAAGTACCTGAAGACAACTGGGGAAAATTAAGAGTGGCAAATATGTTAGCGAGACAAGTAGAATACTTGATAGATTCACTATCTGATGAACAATTAAGCCCTCGAATGAGTAGATATTTAGATGCAGCATCAAAAGTTACATTCATACATGAAGGGGCAAAAGTTGCTGATGTTATAGATATACTTACTAACTGGAAAATCCGTAATGAGTTTATAAGGAAAGCAAAGTATTCTGGAATATTCAAAGAAGACGATATTGAAATTGTAGATTTAGATAATTTACATGATAGAGATAAGGATGGAAGAATTGTAGGAACAAAAGAAAGTAAGATAGAAGGAATATTGGATCGTGTTAATATTCTCATGAAAGATATATACTTAAGAACTATGTCAAAAGCAGAAATAAATTATTCTCATAATTTCGTTGATTGGATGGATCAAGGGAAAACAGTCCTTATACAGCTACCAGAACATACATTCACTAATAAACAAATCAAAGATACAATAGTAACATATTTTATGAGTAGGATATGGCTTGCAGCACTACAAAGGAAGAATTATGATAAGGTGTGTCACGTACTTATTGATGAAATATTTCAGGTGCCAACAGCATCTGCATTGATAACTGGAATTATAACAGAAGCTAGAAAATTCGGCGTGGACTTTTATTTTACAATACATTATCTTAAGCAGTTTAGGAAACTTCATGATGCAATACGTTCTGCTGGAGCCTCATATATGTTATTAGCAGGAACAGAAAAAGAAAACTTGAAGAATTTAGAAGAAGAAATAAAACCATTCACCATAGAAGAAGGATTAAATATGAAGCCTTTCCATAGCCTTAACATTATTAATTACGGAAACCAATATGCTAAGTTCATAACTGCATTGCCAAAACCATTATAG
- a CDS encoding HAD family hydrolase: MLKNIHAVIFDLDGTLVNSMWIWKQIDIDYLGKRGIELPDDLQKEIEGMSFTETAYYFKERFGLKDSIEEIKAEWMEMTKDYYENKIELKRGVYPLLKELKNKGIKMGIGTSNAKELAEAVLRRNNIINFFDSIRTSCEVKKGKPHPDIFLKVAEDLGVAPERCLVFEDTYAGVLAAKRAGMKAFAIADESSFEYKEDISSLADLYIECFEEIA; encoded by the coding sequence ATGCTAAAAAATATTCATGCTGTTATTTTTGATTTAGATGGTACATTAGTAAATTCTATGTGGATATGGAAACAAATCGATATAGACTATTTAGGAAAAAGAGGAATTGAATTACCAGATGATTTGCAGAAAGAAATAGAAGGCATGAGTTTTACAGAAACTGCCTATTACTTCAAAGAGAGGTTTGGATTAAAAGATTCTATAGAAGAAATAAAAGCAGAATGGATGGAGATGACAAAAGATTATTATGAAAATAAGATAGAATTAAAAAGAGGGGTATATCCTTTGCTAAAAGAGCTAAAAAATAAAGGAATAAAGATGGGAATTGGTACAAGCAATGCAAAAGAATTGGCAGAAGCAGTCCTTAGAAGAAATAATATAATAAATTTTTTTGATTCTATACGTACAAGCTGTGAAGTAAAAAAAGGAAAGCCTCATCCAGATATATTTTTAAAAGTCGCTGAGGATTTAGGTGTAGCTCCTGAGAGATGTTTGGTTTTTGAAGATACTTATGCTGGTGTGCTTGCGGCAAAAAGAGCTGGCATGAAGGCTTTTGCAATTGCAGATGAAAGCTCATTTGAATATAAAGAAGATATTTCTTCTTTAGCTGATTTATATATAGAATGTTTTGAAGAGATCGCATAA
- a CDS encoding RsmF rRNA methyltransferase first C-terminal domain-containing protein, with translation MIDLPREFEERMKKLLKEEYESFIKTYNEMKTQGLRVNTLKIDIDEFLKISHFKLNKVLWAEEGFYYKEEDKPGKNPYHEAGLYYIQEPSAMAVGTLLNPQPGDRVLDLCAAPGGKSTHIAAKLKGEGLLVANEIYPARSKILSQNIERMGIKNCIVTNESPQKLSMKFKNFFHRILVDAPCSGEGMFRKDPATCREWSLDNVSMCAQRQLDILEEAQKMLMPEGILVYSTCTFSHEENEGVIEKFLKKHPEFTIEEVKGFEGFSHGREDWILSEELSLRKTIRLWPHKLKGEGHFIAVLKKQDGEEGKIKNNRKKIDKKSLKYYYDFAKQYLQNPLEGYFILFGDQLYILPEGVPDLEKLKVVRPGLHLGIIKKNRFEPSHALALSLNYKEVKNNIFMDADSSEIIAYLKGESMYFDGKRGWNLVSVDGYAIGWCKIANNMLKNHYPKGLRWVGL, from the coding sequence TTGATTGATTTGCCAAGAGAATTTGAAGAGAGAATGAAAAAGTTATTGAAAGAGGAATATGAAAGTTTTATAAAAACTTATAATGAGATGAAAACACAAGGATTGAGAGTAAACACACTTAAAATTGATATAGATGAATTTTTAAAGATAAGTCATTTTAAGCTTAATAAGGTTTTATGGGCAGAAGAAGGATTTTATTATAAGGAAGAAGATAAACCAGGCAAGAATCCATACCATGAAGCAGGACTTTACTATATACAAGAGCCTAGTGCTATGGCAGTAGGAACATTGTTAAACCCTCAGCCAGGAGATAGAGTATTGGATTTATGTGCAGCACCTGGAGGGAAATCTACGCATATTGCTGCAAAGTTAAAAGGAGAAGGGCTACTAGTAGCGAATGAAATTTATCCAGCAAGAAGTAAGATTTTATCTCAAAATATTGAAAGAATGGGCATTAAAAATTGTATTGTAACAAATGAAAGCCCTCAGAAGCTTTCAATGAAGTTTAAAAACTTTTTTCATAGAATTTTGGTTGATGCTCCTTGCTCAGGGGAAGGTATGTTTAGAAAAGATCCTGCTACTTGTAGGGAATGGAGCTTAGACAATGTGTCCATGTGTGCACAAAGGCAGCTAGATATTTTAGAAGAAGCACAAAAAATGCTTATGCCAGAAGGGATACTGGTATATTCTACTTGTACCTTTTCACATGAAGAAAATGAAGGCGTAATCGAAAAATTTTTAAAAAAACATCCAGAATTTACAATAGAAGAAGTAAAAGGATTTGAAGGATTCAGTCATGGAAGAGAAGATTGGATTTTATCAGAGGAGCTATCTTTAAGAAAGACAATAAGATTATGGCCTCACAAACTAAAGGGAGAAGGCCACTTTATAGCAGTACTTAAAAAACAGGATGGAGAAGAAGGAAAGATAAAAAATAATAGAAAAAAAATAGATAAAAAGAGCCTAAAATACTATTATGATTTTGCAAAACAATATTTGCAAAATCCTTTAGAAGGATATTTTATATTGTTTGGTGATCAATTATATATTTTGCCAGAAGGTGTGCCTGATTTAGAAAAATTAAAAGTAGTTAGACCAGGGTTACATTTAGGAATCATAAAAAAGAATAGATTTGAACCTTCTCATGCACTTGCATTGAGTTTAAACTATAAAGAAGTGAAAAATAATATTTTTATGGATGCAGACAGCAGTGAAATTATAGCTTATTTAAAAGGGGAATCTATGTATTTTGATGGAAAAAGAGGCTGGAATCTTGTAAGCGTTGATGGATATGCTATTGGATGGTGTAAAATTGCAAACAATATGTTAAAAAACCACTATCCGAAGGGATTAAGATGGGTTGGTTTATAA
- the rlmD gene encoding 23S rRNA (uracil(1939)-C(5))-methyltransferase RlmD — MKKKDIIEIKIEDLEFPSKGIGYYEGKKVYVKNTIPNQVVRIAIKKIRKDYAEGKLLEVIERSPVEEASFCEHFGVCGGCAHQTIPYSKQLYMKAKLVKKLLDEAGIKDYEFLGIEGSPEEFAYRNKMEYSFGNEKKGGELTLGMHKKGRFHDVVTVDKCRIVDEDFNSILKTMLKYFREKKVPLYNNKTHEGYLRHLVVRKAKKTEEIVLNLVTTTQINFDMTELVEKIKNLDLEGKLVGFLHTFNDNIADAVVSDKTEVLWGQDYFTEEILGLKFKISAFSFFQTNSLGAEKLYSIVIDFMGDAENKTVFDLYCGTGTIGQIVAKKAQKVIGIELIEEAVDAANKNAKLNGLSNCKFIAGDVLKKIDELKEKPDIIILDPPRAGVHPKALKKVLNYKAPEIVYVSCNPKSLAENLVEVQKAGYKVEKVKCMDMFPHTPHVETVVKLYRK; from the coding sequence ATGAAGAAAAAAGATATTATAGAGATAAAAATAGAAGATTTAGAATTTCCTTCAAAAGGGATTGGCTATTATGAAGGGAAAAAAGTATATGTAAAAAATACAATTCCAAATCAAGTGGTTCGTATAGCTATTAAAAAGATTAGGAAAGATTATGCAGAAGGAAAGCTGCTAGAAGTAATTGAACGATCACCAGTAGAAGAAGCATCTTTTTGTGAACATTTTGGAGTTTGTGGTGGATGTGCTCATCAAACAATACCTTATAGTAAACAGCTATATATGAAAGCAAAGCTTGTAAAAAAATTATTAGATGAAGCAGGAATAAAAGATTATGAGTTTTTAGGTATAGAAGGAAGTCCAGAAGAATTTGCTTATAGAAATAAGATGGAATATTCATTTGGTAATGAGAAAAAAGGCGGAGAACTAACTTTAGGAATGCATAAAAAAGGAAGATTTCATGATGTAGTAACAGTAGATAAATGTAGAATTGTTGATGAGGATTTTAATAGTATTTTAAAAACGATGCTAAAATATTTTAGAGAAAAGAAGGTACCTTTATATAACAATAAAACCCATGAAGGTTATTTAAGACATTTAGTTGTTAGAAAGGCGAAAAAAACAGAAGAAATAGTTTTAAATCTTGTAACTACAACCCAGATTAATTTTGATATGACAGAATTAGTAGAGAAGATAAAAAATCTTGATTTAGAAGGAAAGCTTGTAGGTTTTTTACATACTTTTAACGATAATATTGCTGATGCTGTTGTAAGTGATAAAACAGAAGTTTTATGGGGACAAGACTATTTCACAGAAGAAATACTAGGACTTAAATTTAAAATTTCTGCTTTTTCATTCTTCCAAACAAACTCACTAGGGGCAGAGAAATTATATAGCATTGTAATAGATTTTATGGGGGATGCAGAAAATAAAACTGTATTTGATCTATATTGTGGAACAGGTACGATTGGTCAAATTGTAGCAAAAAAAGCACAAAAAGTGATTGGTATAGAATTGATTGAAGAAGCAGTAGATGCTGCCAATAAAAATGCTAAATTGAATGGACTTTCAAACTGTAAATTCATTGCAGGAGATGTACTTAAAAAAATAGATGAGTTAAAAGAAAAGCCAGATATTATTATACTAGACCCTCCAAGAGCAGGGGTACATCCAAAGGCATTAAAAAAGGTACTAAATTATAAGGCACCTGAAATTGTCTATGTATCTTGCAATCCTAAAAGCTTAGCAGAAAATTTGGTAGAGGTACAAAAGGCAGGATATAAAGTAGAAAAAGTAAAATGTATGGATATGTTCCCGCATACGCCGCATGTGGAGACGGTAGTCAAGCTATATAGAAAATAA